A region of Bacillus cabrialesii DNA encodes the following proteins:
- a CDS encoding DUF86 domain-containing protein, whose translation MYFVDRNKIEQTLGFFEHQLALFHSQTDWQSEIGGLALQRIGHLLIECILDTGNDMIDGFIMRDPGSYDDIMDILVDEKVVTEKEGTELKQLIAYRKTLVQQYMLADSAELYRLITAHQTALQDFPQRIRSYLETELGPVSAFK comes from the coding sequence ATGTATTTTGTTGACAGAAACAAGATCGAGCAAACACTCGGGTTCTTTGAGCACCAGCTGGCGCTATTTCACTCACAAACAGACTGGCAGTCTGAAATCGGGGGACTGGCGCTTCAGCGTATAGGCCATCTGTTAATCGAATGCATTCTGGATACAGGCAATGACATGATTGACGGTTTTATTATGCGGGACCCGGGCAGCTATGATGACATTATGGACATACTTGTTGATGAAAAAGTTGTCACGGAAAAAGAGGGAACAGAGCTCAAGCAATTGATTGCCTACCGCAAAACATTGGTTCAGCAGTACATGCTCGCTGACAGCGCTGAGCTTTACAGGCTGATCACGGCACATCAGACAGCTCTTCAGGACTTCCCGCAACGGATCAGAAGCTACTTGGAAACGGAGCTTGGCCCTGTTTCCGCGTTTAAATAA
- a CDS encoding phosphatidylglycerophosphatase A family protein encodes MSENEQISQMEAKARARMKERGVEVSDIAELVFFLQKKYHPDLTIDECTLNVNRVLAKREVQNAILTGIELDVLAEQKKLSEPLQTMLETDESLYGVDEVLAFSIVNIYGSIGFTNYGYIDKEKPGILNHLNDKSTGECHTFLDDIVGAISAAASSRLAHRARHTE; translated from the coding sequence ATGTCAGAAAACGAACAAATCAGTCAGATGGAAGCAAAAGCAAGAGCGCGGATGAAGGAGCGCGGCGTTGAAGTGTCAGACATTGCCGAGCTTGTCTTTTTTCTGCAGAAAAAATATCATCCGGATTTAACGATTGATGAATGCACGCTGAACGTCAATCGCGTTCTCGCAAAACGCGAGGTGCAAAACGCGATTTTAACGGGCATTGAATTGGATGTTCTTGCTGAGCAGAAAAAACTGTCTGAACCGCTGCAAACGATGCTGGAAACAGATGAAAGCCTATATGGAGTAGATGAAGTTCTGGCATTTTCCATCGTGAATATTTACGGATCGATCGGGTTTACGAACTACGGTTACATCGACAAAGAAAAACCCGGAATCCTTAACCATTTGAATGATAAATCAACCGGCGAATGCCATACCTTTTTAGATGATATCGTCGGAGCGATTTCCGCCGCGGCCTCAAGCAGGCTCGCACACCGCGCGCGGCACACAGAATAA
- a CDS encoding YhcN/YlaJ family sporulation lipoprotein: MKRTAVSLFLLIGLLSGCGGAGLDDAQNVRNQTQNQTRPIHVSDRNEAFNRHDETEQFGYVRYQKEQFDGEQQKTPVMNREETAHIISSLTVQLPHIQDAATLVTDQEALVVYKTDSKNRRLTADQVKKTAASVIPRYYHVYISDNPNHMQSIENYSNLGSGSRDIREIMSGTIQEMKASPQGSPVSENENANGETRQDMKIDRNDKNAR; the protein is encoded by the coding sequence ATGAAACGAACTGCTGTCAGCCTCTTCCTGCTGATCGGGCTTTTATCCGGGTGCGGAGGCGCAGGATTGGATGATGCCCAAAATGTCCGGAATCAGACGCAGAATCAAACCAGACCCATTCATGTGTCTGACCGCAACGAGGCATTTAACCGGCATGATGAAACCGAACAATTTGGCTATGTCCGCTATCAAAAAGAACAATTTGACGGCGAACAGCAGAAAACGCCGGTGATGAACCGGGAAGAAACCGCTCACATCATATCAAGTTTAACGGTTCAGCTCCCCCATATTCAAGATGCTGCAACATTGGTGACCGATCAAGAAGCGCTTGTCGTATACAAAACCGATTCCAAAAACCGCAGACTGACCGCCGATCAGGTGAAGAAAACAGCGGCTTCTGTGATTCCGCGATACTACCATGTGTATATTTCAGATAACCCAAACCATATGCAGTCGATCGAAAATTACAGCAATCTCGGCTCTGGTTCAAGGGATATCAGAGAGATCATGTCGGGGACGATTCAAGAAATGAAAGCCTCCCCGCAAGGAAGCCCTGTCTCAGAGAACGAAAATGCCAACGGAGAAACCCGTCAGGACATGAAAATCGATAGGAATGACAAAAACGCCAGATGA
- the nucF gene encoding 5' nucleotidase NucF, with protein sequence MKTYKGYLIDLDGTMYNGTEKIEEACEFVRTLKDRGVPYLFVTNNSSRTPKQVADKLVSFDIPATEEQVFTTSMATAQHIAQQKKDASVYVIGEEGIRQAIEENGLTFGEENADFVVVGIDRSITYEKFAVGCLAIRNGARFISTNGDIAIPTERGLLPGNGSLTSVLTVSTGVQPVFIGKPESIIMEQAMRVLGTDVSETLMVGDNYATDIMAGINAGMDTLLVHTGVTKREHMTVDMEKPTHAIDSLTEWIPYI encoded by the coding sequence ATGAAAACATATAAAGGATATTTAATTGATTTAGACGGAACAATGTACAATGGGACGGAAAAAATCGAGGAAGCGTGTGAATTTGTCAGAACGCTGAAAGACCGCGGCGTTCCTTATCTTTTCGTGACAAACAACTCTTCGCGCACGCCGAAGCAGGTGGCGGACAAGCTTGTGTCTTTTGATATTCCGGCAACAGAAGAGCAGGTCTTCACGACAAGCATGGCGACTGCCCAGCATATCGCCCAGCAGAAAAAAGACGCGTCTGTGTATGTGATCGGGGAAGAAGGGATCCGCCAGGCGATTGAAGAAAACGGCCTGACATTTGGCGAGGAAAACGCGGATTTTGTCGTTGTTGGGATTGACCGTTCCATTACATATGAAAAATTTGCTGTGGGCTGCCTGGCAATCAGAAATGGCGCCCGATTTATTTCCACTAACGGAGATATTGCGATTCCGACTGAAAGAGGCCTTCTTCCTGGAAACGGTTCACTGACATCTGTTTTAACCGTATCCACAGGCGTACAGCCGGTATTTATCGGCAAGCCGGAATCAATCATTATGGAGCAGGCGATGCGCGTTCTCGGCACGGATGTGTCCGAAACACTCATGGTCGGCGACAACTACGCGACGGACATTATGGCCGGCATTAACGCCGGTATGGATACGCTGCTTGTTCACACAGGCGTAACGAAAAGAGAGCATATGACAGTCGATATGGAAAAACCGACTCATGCCATTGACTCTCTGACTGAATGGATTCCATACATTTAA
- the cotNH gene encoding spore coat-associated protein CotNH, whose amino-acid sequence MVKGTIKEKYGIHVRQLSMYQHTYQCFQTPNSFFLIVPVSQFSDTELAELYYMSQYLQEQSDPYVSVFIFTKEGELTFEHEGKTYALLKAAPPYSNRAFSIGQELAEFHRKGRGYPYEVKAAGRIGQWKDLWGKRIDQLEVFWQRKVHTPPHEPFDKKMIESFPYYVGLSENAIQYLVDTELDDKPQAADSGTICHQRMERHTWSPESLIRIPPDWVFDHASRDLAEYMRHTFLHHRQDFHQQGFHFLQEYEQVTPLSSFSKRLLYSRLLFPLHYFEIVESYYMSSESEKHYCEEQLDFILNDCGRYEQFLNTAQEFMNMRSQKLFVPRVNWLGKGSPD is encoded by the coding sequence ATTGTGAAAGGTACAATAAAAGAAAAATACGGTATTCACGTCAGGCAGCTTTCCATGTACCAGCACACATATCAATGTTTTCAGACGCCGAATTCATTCTTTCTGATTGTCCCCGTTTCCCAATTCTCCGATACCGAACTGGCTGAGCTTTATTACATGAGTCAGTATTTACAAGAACAAAGTGACCCATACGTTTCGGTTTTTATCTTTACAAAGGAAGGTGAGCTGACGTTTGAACATGAAGGAAAAACGTACGCTTTGCTGAAGGCGGCACCCCCTTATTCAAACCGGGCGTTTTCCATTGGACAGGAGCTTGCGGAATTTCACCGTAAAGGGCGTGGGTATCCGTATGAGGTGAAGGCAGCCGGAAGAATCGGCCAATGGAAGGATCTGTGGGGAAAGCGTATTGATCAGCTGGAAGTGTTTTGGCAGCGAAAGGTTCATACGCCTCCGCACGAGCCATTCGATAAAAAAATGATTGAGTCATTTCCATATTATGTGGGACTGTCAGAAAACGCGATACAATATTTAGTGGACACGGAGCTGGATGACAAGCCCCAAGCCGCTGATTCAGGAACGATATGCCATCAGCGGATGGAAAGACATACATGGTCACCGGAATCCTTGATCAGGATTCCGCCGGATTGGGTATTCGACCACGCCTCGCGTGATTTGGCTGAATATATGAGGCATACGTTTTTGCATCACAGACAGGATTTTCACCAGCAGGGCTTTCACTTTTTACAGGAATACGAGCAAGTCACGCCGCTGTCTTCGTTTTCGAAACGTCTTCTGTACAGCCGTCTGCTCTTTCCGCTGCATTATTTTGAAATCGTGGAGAGCTACTACATGTCATCAGAGTCAGAAAAGCATTATTGTGAAGAGCAGCTTGACTTCATTCTTAACGACTGCGGCCGCTATGAGCAATTTCTCAATACAGCGCAGGAATTTATGAATATGCGGTCACAGAAGCTGTTTGTTCCTCGCGTGAACTGGCTCGGCAAAGGAAGTCCAGACTGA
- the yunB gene encoding sporulation protein YunB yields MPRYRGPFRKRGPLPFRYVMLLSVVFFILSTTVSLWMINGSIKPVLMSIGEMETKRVATEVIQDSIEDYMSDSENMKDMFQMNSDENGNLTTIDFNTQVVNSVKTKVTKQLQAHLKEMETHTGHSGASENIMINIPLGQVTGNSLLGNLGPKIPVRFNLIGDAFTDVKTKIKPYGINNALIDISIFVEIKVKVIIPFASKTAVVTNNVPVSIKAVQGEVPQFYNGSGGSGVTPSVQLPSGKEEDSADSKNEKSSK; encoded by the coding sequence TTGCCAAGATATCGCGGCCCTTTTCGCAAGAGAGGTCCTTTGCCTTTCCGTTACGTGATGCTCTTGTCGGTGGTCTTTTTTATCCTGTCAACAACAGTCAGCCTTTGGATGATCAATGGCTCGATTAAACCTGTTTTAATGAGCATCGGCGAGATGGAAACGAAGCGTGTGGCGACAGAGGTGATCCAGGATTCGATTGAGGATTATATGTCTGACAGTGAAAATATGAAAGATATGTTTCAAATGAATTCTGATGAAAACGGGAACTTAACGACAATCGATTTTAATACACAGGTTGTAAACAGTGTGAAAACAAAAGTGACAAAGCAGCTTCAGGCCCATCTGAAAGAGATGGAAACCCATACCGGACACAGCGGCGCCAGTGAAAATATTATGATCAACATTCCGCTGGGGCAGGTAACCGGCAATAGTCTCCTCGGAAACCTCGGCCCGAAAATTCCGGTCCGGTTCAATTTAATCGGAGACGCTTTTACAGATGTCAAAACGAAAATCAAGCCGTATGGCATAAATAATGCACTTATTGATATCAGCATTTTTGTTGAAATTAAAGTGAAGGTCATCATTCCGTTCGCAAGCAAAACCGCAGTGGTCACAAATAATGTTCCAGTATCGATTAAAGCAGTGCAGGGCGAAGTGCCGCAGTTTTATAACGGAAGCGGAGGCTCTGGTGTCACGCCTTCTGTCCAGCTTCCGAGCGGCAAAGAAGAGGACAGCGCTGATTCAAAAAATGAAAAAAGCAGCAAATAA
- a CDS encoding YutD family protein, whose protein sequence is MILIQNAEFELVHNFKDGFNEEAFKARYSDILNKYDYIVGDWGYGQLRLKGFFDDQNQKATFETKISTLDEYIYEYCNFGCAYFVLKRIRK, encoded by the coding sequence ATGATTCTTATTCAAAATGCCGAATTTGAATTGGTGCACAATTTCAAAGACGGCTTCAACGAAGAGGCTTTTAAAGCCCGCTACTCCGATATTTTAAATAAATACGATTATATTGTGGGAGACTGGGGGTACGGTCAGCTTAGGCTCAAGGGCTTCTTTGACGACCAGAATCAAAAGGCAACCTTCGAAACGAAAATCAGCACATTAGATGAATACATTTACGAATACTGCAATTTCGGCTGTGCGTATTTTGTCTTGAAACGGATCAGAAAATAA
- the lytH gene encoding L-Ala--D-Glu endopeptidase, translated as MKVLLSALLLLLFAFEPYVSGKELSDPVLSKRMELYHKIEAVTQIPWYALAAVDQYEENVRSNRKDLPDKAGIISIYIPDEIWSGPENPNPKDDAPLSIKVFDGIGMDGDGDGKAEVSNDEDILYTFSQYLLSYGTDEDNIRIGLWNYYRRDQTVGIISEFMKLFKAYGHIDLGEHAFPLPIRTDYSYRSTWGDARGFGGRRIHEGTDIFAHYGLPVRSTCYGVVEMKGWNRFGGWRIGIRDINNTYHYFAHLNGFAKGIKTGQIVEPGQVIGSVGSSGYGPPGTAGKFPPHLHYGMYKDNGKTEWSFDPYPHLRAWERYEYKKKK; from the coding sequence GTGAAAGTTTTGTTATCCGCTCTTCTTCTCCTTTTGTTTGCGTTTGAGCCTTATGTGTCTGGAAAAGAGCTTTCAGATCCAGTGCTGTCGAAACGGATGGAATTATATCATAAAATCGAGGCTGTGACGCAGATTCCCTGGTACGCTCTCGCCGCAGTAGATCAATACGAGGAAAATGTGCGGAGCAACCGAAAAGATCTGCCTGACAAGGCTGGAATCATCAGCATCTATATACCGGATGAAATCTGGAGCGGGCCTGAAAATCCGAATCCGAAGGACGATGCGCCGTTAAGTATTAAAGTGTTTGACGGTATCGGTATGGATGGTGACGGAGACGGGAAAGCCGAGGTCAGCAACGATGAAGATATTTTGTATACGTTCAGCCAATACTTGCTTTCGTATGGCACAGATGAAGACAACATCCGCATCGGGCTTTGGAATTATTACCGGCGTGATCAGACAGTGGGGATCATTTCTGAATTTATGAAGCTATTTAAAGCCTACGGCCATATTGATTTAGGCGAGCATGCGTTTCCGCTTCCAATCAGAACCGATTACAGCTATCGCAGCACATGGGGAGATGCCCGCGGCTTCGGGGGAAGACGAATTCATGAAGGCACCGATATCTTCGCCCATTACGGCCTTCCTGTCAGATCCACCTGCTACGGCGTAGTTGAAATGAAGGGATGGAACCGCTTCGGAGGATGGAGAATCGGCATTAGAGACATCAACAATACGTATCATTATTTTGCCCACCTTAATGGGTTTGCCAAAGGGATTAAAACAGGACAAATTGTTGAGCCCGGACAAGTGATCGGATCCGTCGGCAGCTCCGGATACGGCCCGCCGGGAACCGCCGGGAAGTTCCCGCCTCATCTTCACTACGGGATGTATAAAGATAACGGGAAAACTGAATGGTCATTTGATCCGTACCCGCATTTGAGAGCATGGGAGCGGTATGAATACAAAAAAAAGAAATAA
- a CDS encoding YunC family protein encodes MVNLTPIMIEGQPFTAVTVKLPKTNFMAVTNDHGYIMCGALDVALLNEKLKERGIVAGRAVGVRTIDQLLDAPLESVTYAAEDLGIHVGMSGREALLKMVK; translated from the coding sequence GTGGTAAATTTGACACCAATCATGATAGAAGGACAGCCTTTTACAGCTGTGACAGTGAAGCTTCCAAAAACGAATTTTATGGCTGTGACAAATGATCATGGATACATTATGTGCGGCGCGCTTGATGTGGCGCTGCTGAATGAAAAATTAAAGGAGCGGGGCATTGTGGCGGGGCGCGCAGTTGGTGTGCGCACCATTGACCAGCTGTTAGACGCACCTTTAGAATCCGTCACATACGCCGCGGAAGATCTCGGCATCCATGTCGGCATGAGCGGCAGAGAAGCGCTTTTGAAAATGGTGAAATAA
- a CDS encoding DUF72 domain-containing protein: MIYIGLTGWGDHDSIYPPKTASQKKLQAYSSHFPIVELDASFYAIQPARNNEKWVKETPETFQFIVKAYQGMTGHQRGEIPFDSKEEMFDAFKVSLTPYLHSNKLAMVLFQFPPWFDCKKENVAYLRWCKQQMGDIPCALEFRNRSWFSPPFYEQTLSFMKAEGWIHSVCDEPQIGEGSVPTVLRATDENKTLVRFHGRNKQGWMKPDGGKNWREVRYLYRYNQQELEDWKKHLNELQQQCKDVFVLFNNNSGGDAADNGKQMLELLDIEYSGLAPRQLDLF; encoded by the coding sequence GTGATTTATATCGGACTGACGGGATGGGGGGATCATGACAGCATCTATCCGCCGAAAACGGCCAGCCAGAAAAAATTGCAGGCCTATTCCTCCCATTTTCCGATCGTGGAGCTAGACGCGAGCTTTTACGCGATTCAGCCGGCGCGTAATAATGAAAAGTGGGTGAAGGAAACGCCGGAAACCTTCCAATTTATCGTGAAAGCGTATCAGGGCATGACGGGGCATCAGCGCGGCGAAATTCCCTTTGACTCAAAAGAAGAGATGTTTGACGCGTTTAAGGTGTCGTTAACGCCATATTTACATAGCAATAAGCTCGCCATGGTACTGTTTCAATTTCCGCCGTGGTTTGACTGCAAGAAGGAGAATGTCGCTTATTTGAGATGGTGCAAACAACAAATGGGAGATATTCCATGTGCCCTTGAATTTAGAAACCGCTCCTGGTTCTCGCCGCCATTTTATGAGCAGACGCTTTCATTTATGAAAGCGGAAGGCTGGATACACAGTGTCTGTGATGAACCGCAAATCGGAGAAGGCAGCGTTCCGACTGTGCTGCGCGCCACCGATGAAAACAAAACGCTCGTCAGGTTTCACGGGCGCAACAAGCAGGGCTGGATGAAGCCTGATGGCGGAAAGAATTGGCGGGAGGTCAGGTACTTATACCGCTATAATCAACAGGAGCTGGAAGATTGGAAAAAGCACCTGAATGAGTTGCAGCAGCAATGTAAAGATGTTTTTGTCCTATTCAACAACAATTCCGGCGGAGACGCCGCGGATAACGGCAAGCAGATGCTTGAACTGCTTGATATCGAGTACAGCGGACTTGCGCCGAGACAGCTCGATTTATTTTAG
- a CDS encoding bifunctional metallophosphatase/5'-nucleotidase: protein MKEKLRLYHTNDLHSHFENWPKIVDYIEQKRKEHQSVSEETLVFDIGDHLDRFQFVTEGTFGKANVDLLNRLHIDGAAIGNNEGITLPHEELAALYDHAEFPVIVSNLYDKNGNRPSWAVPYHIKTLKNGMTVAFLGVTVPYYPVYDKLGWTVTDALESVKETIQEVKGQADIIVLLSHLGILDDQAVAEAVPEIDVILESHTHHLLEDGQVVNGVLLASAEKYGHYVGCVEITVDSVQRSIISKTASVQNMAEWTGESEETKAFLKEKEREAEEKLSDAVAELAQDAEVKWFEESELPLLLAYALKEWCGTDISMVNSGVILGPLKAGPVTKLDLHRICPHPINPVAVRLTGEELKETIVHAASEQMEQLRIKGLGFRGEVMGKMVYAGVEVETKRLDDGITHVTRITQNGEEIEKHKQYSVAVLDMFTLGRMFPIIRDAAEKEYFMPEFLRDLLAWKLAQ from the coding sequence ATGAAGGAGAAGCTCCGCTTATATCATACAAATGATTTGCACAGCCATTTTGAAAACTGGCCAAAAATTGTAGATTATATCGAGCAGAAAAGAAAAGAGCATCAGTCAGTCAGCGAAGAGACGCTCGTTTTTGATATTGGCGATCATCTTGATCGTTTTCAATTCGTGACAGAGGGGACATTTGGAAAAGCGAATGTCGATCTCTTAAACCGTCTTCACATTGATGGAGCGGCAATCGGCAATAACGAAGGGATTACGCTTCCGCATGAAGAGCTTGCAGCCTTATATGATCATGCTGAATTTCCCGTTATCGTCTCCAATCTGTATGACAAAAACGGAAACCGTCCGTCCTGGGCGGTTCCTTACCATATCAAAACATTGAAAAACGGCATGACCGTTGCTTTCTTAGGCGTAACTGTGCCGTATTATCCCGTTTATGACAAGCTCGGATGGACAGTAACCGATGCTCTTGAAAGTGTTAAGGAAACCATTCAGGAAGTGAAAGGCCAGGCTGATATCATCGTGCTCCTGTCGCATTTAGGCATTCTTGATGATCAGGCGGTGGCTGAAGCTGTACCTGAGATTGATGTGATCCTCGAATCGCACACCCATCATTTGCTTGAAGACGGACAAGTGGTTAACGGTGTTTTGCTTGCCAGCGCCGAGAAATACGGGCATTATGTCGGCTGTGTAGAAATCACTGTGGACAGCGTTCAGAGAAGCATCATCAGCAAAACAGCATCTGTGCAGAACATGGCGGAATGGACAGGAGAATCCGAAGAAACAAAAGCGTTTCTGAAAGAAAAAGAACGTGAAGCCGAGGAAAAGCTGTCCGATGCCGTTGCTGAGCTTGCTCAAGATGCTGAGGTGAAGTGGTTTGAAGAATCAGAGCTGCCTTTGCTGTTGGCGTACGCGTTAAAGGAATGGTGCGGGACGGACATCAGTATGGTGAATTCAGGTGTCATTCTCGGTCCGCTGAAAGCGGGTCCTGTGACGAAGCTGGATCTGCACCGCATCTGTCCCCACCCGATTAATCCGGTGGCTGTCCGCCTGACTGGGGAAGAACTGAAGGAGACCATTGTCCATGCGGCTTCCGAACAAATGGAACAGCTCCGAATCAAAGGGCTCGGCTTCCGCGGAGAAGTGATGGGAAAAATGGTGTATGCCGGCGTTGAGGTGGAAACGAAACGGCTGGATGACGGAATTACGCATGTCACACGGATCACGCAGAACGGAGAAGAAATTGAAAAACATAAGCAATACTCCGTTGCGGTGCTTGACATGTTTACACTCGGCAGGATGTTTCCGATCATCCGCGACGCTGCGGAAAAAGAATATTTCATGCCGGAGTTTTTGCGTGATCTGCTCGCTTGGAAGCTCGCGCAATAA
- the lipA gene encoding lipoyl synthase yields the protein MAKKDEHLRKPEWLKIKLNTNENYTGLKKLMRENNLHTVCEEAKCPNIHECWAVRRTATFMILGSVCTRACRFCAVKTGLPTELDLQEPERVADSVALMNLKHAVITAVARDDQKDGGAGIFAETVRAIRRKSPFTTIEVLPSDMGGNYDNLKTLMDTRPDILNHNIETVRRLTPRVRARATYDRSLEFLRRAKEMQPDIPTKSSIMIGLGETKEEIIEVMDDLLANNVDIMAIGQYLQPTKKHLKVQKYYHPDEFAELKEIAMQKGFSHCEAGPLVRSSYHADEQVNEASKKRQAQA from the coding sequence TTGGCAAAGAAAGACGAACACCTCAGAAAGCCCGAATGGCTCAAAATCAAATTAAATACAAATGAAAACTATACAGGCCTCAAAAAGCTCATGCGGGAGAACAACCTGCATACCGTATGCGAAGAAGCAAAATGTCCGAATATTCATGAATGCTGGGCGGTCAGACGTACAGCGACATTTATGATTTTAGGTTCTGTTTGTACAAGAGCATGCCGTTTCTGCGCTGTCAAAACAGGCCTTCCAACTGAGCTTGACCTGCAAGAGCCTGAACGCGTAGCGGATTCTGTCGCGCTTATGAATCTGAAACACGCGGTCATTACGGCTGTTGCGCGTGACGACCAGAAAGACGGAGGGGCAGGCATTTTCGCGGAAACTGTCCGTGCGATCCGCAGAAAAAGCCCGTTCACTACAATTGAGGTGCTGCCGTCTGATATGGGCGGAAACTATGATAACCTGAAAACCTTAATGGATACACGCCCAGACATCCTGAATCACAATATCGAAACGGTTCGCCGCCTGACGCCAAGAGTCCGCGCGCGTGCAACATACGACCGTTCGCTGGAATTTTTGCGCCGTGCGAAAGAAATGCAGCCTGACATTCCGACAAAATCAAGCATCATGATCGGACTTGGCGAAACGAAGGAAGAAATTATTGAAGTTATGGACGACCTCTTGGCAAACAACGTGGATATTATGGCGATCGGCCAATATCTGCAGCCGACGAAGAAACACTTGAAAGTCCAAAAATACTATCACCCTGATGAGTTTGCAGAATTAAAGGAAATTGCGATGCAAAAAGGCTTCAGCCACTGCGAAGCCGGCCCGCTTGTCCGTTCATCTTACCATGCGGATGAACAAGTGAACGAAGCATCTAAAAAGCGCCAAGCACAAGCATAA
- a CDS encoding YunG family protein, producing MEHVKYILKQSWSRHTSSKWTKECPASGQCGVTALVIQDQFGGAIFKTKVGESWHFYNSINGVVYDFTSEQFHAPIEYQHIPSSREEAFLDTNEKQYQHLRSAFSLHMNSISEET from the coding sequence ATGGAACATGTCAAATACATATTAAAGCAATCTTGGTCGCGCCATACGAGCTCTAAATGGACAAAAGAATGCCCGGCAAGCGGCCAATGCGGTGTGACGGCATTGGTGATTCAGGATCAATTCGGCGGCGCCATTTTCAAAACAAAAGTCGGTGAGAGCTGGCATTTTTATAACAGCATCAACGGTGTGGTATATGATTTTACGAGTGAACAGTTTCATGCGCCGATTGAATATCAGCATATTCCTTCCTCAAGAGAAGAGGCGTTTTTAGATACAAATGAGAAACAATACCAGCATCTTCGTTCAGCATTTTCCCTCCATATGAACAGCATTTCCGAGGAAACCTGA
- a CDS encoding sulfite exporter TauE/SafE family protein encodes MSFVILVVLGLIAGTVGSLIGLGGGIVIVPSLMFLSTVTPLFQDVTPQVAIGTSLLVIIFTGLSSTLAYIKYKTVDYKSGLIFFIGSGPGSIIGAYVSKLFNSNSFSIWFGIFMILISLSLMLKAKARPVNKAHKGIIRTFQDDAGEPYTYSYQAPVGIAIAFVVGFLGGLFGIGGGSLMVPAMMLLFLFPPKVAVATSMFIIFLSSMTGSVSHVISGHVNWLYALALVPGAWFGGKLGAAINRKMQTKTIVMIMRIVLILIGCQLIYEGIFS; translated from the coding sequence ATGTCGTTTGTGATTTTGGTCGTACTGGGATTAATCGCAGGTACGGTAGGAAGTCTGATTGGACTTGGCGGCGGAATTGTCATCGTGCCGTCTCTGATGTTTTTAAGCACAGTGACGCCGCTGTTTCAGGATGTAACGCCGCAGGTCGCGATTGGAACTTCGCTTTTGGTCATTATTTTTACGGGTCTTTCTTCAACTTTGGCTTATATTAAATATAAAACCGTTGATTATAAGAGCGGACTCATTTTCTTTATTGGCTCAGGACCCGGCAGCATTATCGGGGCTTACGTGTCAAAGCTGTTCAATTCAAACTCGTTTTCCATTTGGTTTGGCATTTTTATGATTCTTATTTCATTATCCTTAATGCTGAAAGCGAAAGCCCGGCCGGTCAACAAAGCTCATAAAGGGATTATTCGGACATTCCAGGATGATGCCGGTGAGCCTTATACGTACTCATATCAGGCCCCTGTCGGCATTGCGATCGCCTTTGTTGTCGGCTTTTTAGGCGGGCTTTTCGGCATAGGCGGCGGATCGCTGATGGTTCCGGCCATGATGCTGTTATTCCTGTTCCCGCCGAAGGTTGCCGTGGCAACGTCCATGTTTATTATTTTCCTGTCCTCTATGACAGGGTCTGTTTCACATGTGATTTCCGGGCACGTTAATTGGCTGTACGCCCTTGCGCTTGTGCCCGGCGCTTGGTTCGGCGGAAAGCTTGGCGCCGCCATCAACAGAAAAATGCAGACGAAAACGATCGTGATGATCATGCGGATCGTACTGATTTTAATCGGATGCCAGCTCATTTATGAAGGCATTTTCAGCTGA